The sequence below is a genomic window from Dyadobacter chenwenxiniae.
ATAAAACAGTAATGAATTCCATTGAAGGCGTTGTAAATTTCATTGAATCCGGTATTGGATTTAGTGTTATGCCAGAAGAAATCATAAGTACTTTTTATGGTAATAGAAATATAAAAACATTCCCTCTGCCAAAGGAGTTGGGCCTTATGACAACAATTTTGGTCTACAGAAAAGATGTGCCGCTTTCACCTGCTTTAAAAGCCTTTATCAGCATTAGTGGCGGAACAAAAAGTAACAACGGCGATAAATAAAGATTTCACATTCAATTCGCAATGTCGAATTGGTGGGCATCTGATTACTCTGCATTATATTCTGGAAACAAAGCGGGAGTCAATGTAGATTGACGATCTTCTTCGCTCGATTTGATGGGTTATACTATCCAGGCCAAGCCCAAAATAAAGGGCAATGAATTTTTCATTTTTTACGAATTTAAAGGTCCGGCAGCCATGACAGCCGCCGGAAATGAATGCCGGGTTAGAATTATTTTAAAAGCCACATGACAGCCGTAGCTTCATCTTTACCGCCATACTGAGATGTGATGGCTGCATTGACGTTGGCTGTGTTTTCATTTTTTTCATCAACAGGGTAAAGCCATCTCAATGGGATTTTGCTGGTTGGTGTCCCGATGCCTGAACCACCTTCTTTAAAAGCAGGAACACCTGTTCTGCGCCAGTTATAAAAAGCCTCCCATTGTGAATTTTGAAAAAATGCCACATACTTCTGTTCCAGGATCTGCTTTAAGCCATTTGCATTGTTTCCGGCATAAACCACCTTTGATTTGAAATTTACAATATTGATTATCGTTGTTCCCAGTGTTGCACCGCCTTTGTCGCCGATGGTATAGGTCAGGCCTTCGCTTAAACCATAGTATGCCAGCGAAGCATGAATGCCTTTATTGTACCAGCTTGCAGCATCTCCTGTCAACCATCCCCGGTTGATCGCTTCCGCCACATTAAAGCACATCTCTGGATATCCAATGATCATATAATTTTCAGGGCCTGCCAGTGAAGTAAAGTAGCGTTTGAAGTTTACAAAAGAGTATTTACCTGCATTCATATCATTGGTCAGCTGCGCCTGTGAATAGGCGGAGATGTCAGCGCCCTGATATGCGCCAAAGTCGCTGACGGTTTTACCGGCTGCAATCTGTGCAGGTGCAGGTGTAGAGCTCACAAAGGTACGCGGGTCCTGGTTGGCTGTGGTGATCTCAAGATAAGTTGACCCTATATTTTCAAAGGTATTGTAGGTATCGTTCGGGCCGTGGTAGTAAGGATTGTAAGCTGAGTTGTATTTAAATTCCATATTGTCCGTGTTGCCTTCAAACACCGGGTATGAAGCTGGATCTGCAAGGATGGCTGCAAACTGCTGTTTGATGTTCAGATCTGCCGTGTCATCCGCTCTTTTGCTTAAGCTGATTAGGACCCTTAGCTTATAACTATTGATTACTTTCTGCCATTTTTTATAAGTCAGACCGTAAATATCACCTTCTACCACAGTGGCTGAATTTGACGATGTAATGATGGTCTTCATTATCGTATTGGCATCATCAAGCAGCTTAAGGCTATTTTGATAAACGATTTTCTGCGAATCATACTTAGGTTCGAGCACCTGGGTATTTCCGGCGTCACTCATTGGAATATCGCCTACACGCTGCGTGAGCCAGATGAAACTATATGCTTTGAAAAATTTAGCTATGGCTGAATAGACATTCTGATCAGTACCCAGCTGTACTTTGGACTGCTCCTCCATTTTATTGGCGTACTTAAGCACATCATAGGAAGTGGCTGTATTGCTGAAATTATAAATGTTCTGGCCACGGTAATAGGAATTGTTGGATACTGTAAACTGGTTCCAGCGCATGATCTGGTCCCATGGACCTTCAAAGACCGCATTGGCTGCTGCGTCGACCACACCGCCTCCCTGGTAGAGTCCCCATGTCAAACGGTTCAGGATCAGGCTTGCAGGTACTATGGAACTCTCACCTGCAATGTTTGGATTAATGTTCAAATCGGATTGTTTACATCCATTCAGACCGCTCACAGCGATGATTATTATCACAGCTGTTATCTTAATTATATATTGTTTCATCACTTTGATTTTATTAATCAGTTGTTGATTAGAATGTCAGGTTGATATTTATCCCGTAACGGCGTGCGGTTGAAGACTGCAAATTGCCCTGGCTTCCACTCAAACTGGTGCTGGAAAGATTAAATCCAGATGCATACTGATCCAAATCCATATCCTTACGCTCTGCGAAGTATAAAAGGTTTCTTCCCACCAGCGAAATGTTGGCAGCTCTGATGAACTTGGAACGGGCAAGGAATTTCTCCGGCAAATTGTAGGTAAATACTACTTCACGCAGTTTCAGATACGACCTGCTTGTCAGGAAAGGCTCATCAAAAAGATTGTAATAACCATTTTGAATATAGGTTCTGACTGTGGTAGCCTGCGTGTTGGGAGCGAATTCAAGGTCCTGGTAATTATCAATTTTCCCATTGGTATAATGCGGTGTTCCTCCTGTAATTACGACCCCTTTACCTACATATGATGGAGTTACCGTTTTTGTGCCCAGTGCAGTGCTGTTCCATTCAGCCAGACGTGCCTTGCCGAAATCACCTGTGGCTGTTTCGATAGCAGAACCTGCATTACTTGCCTGTGCATAAACGTAATCATAGATTTTTCCGCCTACCCGGCCATCGACCTGGAAGCTAAACATCAGGTTCTTGTAGCTGAATTTATTATTGAATCCAAATACATAGTTTGGGTTAGCGTAGCCCAAAAGCTGCATATTGTCGACACCAGACTGCTGTGCAATCGGAATACCACCTGCGTGAATGATCTCACCGGCATCCGAACGCACAAACTTGCGGCCGTAATAGGCATCCATACGCTCACCGATTTTGTAGTTATGGTTATTAAGCTGCACCTGTTTCAGATCGCCGTAAATGTCTTTAAGCGTCTCTTTGTAGGTAGAAAGGTTAAACATCACATCCCAGCTAAAGCCGTTTGCTCTGATCGGGTTTCCGTTGATTGAAAGTTCCCATCCTTTTTTTAGCGTGGTGATTGCATTTACACTTTGGGTGGCATAACTTGTTGATGGCGCCAGCGGAAGTTGGTAGATCAAAGGCCCGTTCACAGAGCGGAAATAGGTAAATTCTGCGCCCAGACGGTTTCTTAAAAACTTGATGTCAAAACCGATTTCAGACGAGCTGTTCGACTGCGGTTTGATGTTTGGATTGGCCAGGTTTTTCGAGTAGGTCACAGCGCCGGTGTTGTTGTAGTAGCTTGTGCTGCTGTAAGCATTCTGGTTGGTATAGCTTGGCCCGTCATACGAAGTGTAAAGCTCGGATCCGTAACCCAGTAGCCCGCTGTTCAGCGTGGTGCCGTATAAAGCCTGGAATGCTGATCCGATAGTTGTCGAGGTTAATCCGCCCTTAACATTGGCATACGATCCGCGGATTTTAAGAAACGAGATAAAATCAGGAAGTTTAGCATAGTCTGTTACCACAGTGCTCAAAGAAACCGATGGGTAAAAGAAGGTCTGCTTTCCTGCCGGAAGTGTAGAAAGATTATCTACACGGCCTGTTGTATTGATGTTGAAATAACCTTTGTAACCCAAATCCACAGAGTAGTAACCGCTATAAACCTGCATGTCTGATCCGAAAGTATAGGCCTTAACAGGATTTTTAGATGCTGCCAGGTCATACACACTTGGCATGGACAACTGATAGGTCGATGCCCAGGTGGAATTATACTTGAACGTGCGAAGGTTACCACCCAAAGTCACGCCCAAATGCAGATCTTTCGCTACAGCCTTGTTGTAATTTAAAAGGACGTCTGTATTGTTTTCAAGAAGCGTTCTTCTGTCTTCGCGGTAATCACCATACCATCCAAAATAGTAACCGCTGTAATAGCTGTTCAAATTCGTTGATGGTGGTACTTTCTCAGTTCTAAGCTGATTCCAGGTTGTTACTTGTGTTCTTACAGCTACATTCAGATCATCTGTGATTTTGTAGCTCAGCTTGATATTTCCAAAAACGTCTGTTTTGTAATGACCGTGCAGCCACTCGTTGGCAGTAAAATAAGGGTTATTGATACGGCCATACTCTACAAATTTCTGCTGAAGGCCATCCTGTTTCCAATAGTCACGCATATCAGCAATATCATAACTGGCCGATCCGTACACCTTAAAAAGGTACTGGTAACTGTTTGGTCCATAAGATACGTCCGGGATGTTTGGCGTATACTGGGCATTGAAGTTTAAACCTGCTTCCATACGAAGTCTGGATGTGATATTGTATCCACCGTTGATGTTCAGGTTATCAATATTCAGCTTTGTATTAGGCGACATACCTTTCTGATAAGTATGGGTGGCTGAAATACGAAGGTCATATTTTTCACCAGAAGCAGATAGTGATATGTTGTTAGTTGACAATATTCCGGCCTGCATGAAGTTTTTGAAATTATCTTTTCCTTTGGCCAGCCAGGGCGTTCCCTGACGCACGCCGCCTACAACCGGGCTGTCCCACTGCGGTACATTCTGGCCTTCAAAACGTGGTCCCCAGATATTGGCACGGCGGTAGGCACCATCTAAATCATATTCATTATTTCCGTATGCATATTTGAAGTCCGTACCATATCCGTATTCAGTCTGGTCTTTCGGAAGCGCAAGAAAACCTTTCTCCATCATCGTGCTGCTGTTAAAGTCAACACTAAAACCTCTTTTGTCCTTACTTCCTTTTTTTGTCGTCACAAGGATCGCCCCGTTTAGTCCGCGTGAACCGTAAAGAGCCGCGGCGTTCGGGCCTTTTAAAACGGTGTAAGTATCAACGTCATCACCATTCATGTTCCAGGTATCAGAGTTGACCGGCACGCCATCTACGACAAACAAAACATCGGTGCTGCCACGAAGAACAATCTGCGGACGACCGAGCATTTCAGCCGAAGCACCAATAGTAAGACCTGCGATCTTACCGGTCAAAGAGTTGATCGCATTAGGTTCACGCGCTTTGGTCATCTCAGCACCTTTGATCTCCTGTGTTGAGTAGCCGACTGTACGTGCTTCTTTCTTGATGCCAAGTGCGGTAACTACAACTTCATTGAGTGATTTTATGTCATCTTCCAGTTTTACATCAATTTGTGTTTTATATCCCACTAAAATTTCCTGAGAGTTAAATCCTACGGAAGAGAAAATCAGTGTAGCGTTGGACGGCGCGCTAATTTCATATTCCCCGTCGGCGTTGGATGAAGATCCCGTATTGGTCCCTTTTACCAAAATACTTACGCCGGGAATAGCCTGGGCATTGGAGGTCTGGATAATTTTCCCTTTGATGATCTGGTTTTGGGCCATCGAAGGAGTCAGTGCCGTTAAAAGCAACACCCCCCAAAAGGCAAAAGATGCCTTTAATGAAAAGTTTGCTGAACGTTTCATGGTAAAAGTTTTTGTTTTCATTAAACAGGATGTGATAATTAAAATATGCCAGGATTAAAAGAAAATTACCCGCGGATTGTCCGCATAATTCCTGATATAGGAATTATGCGGGTATTTTATAATTAATTGTAACTATTTGTTTATCAAACTATCAATTTGAATCTATGCGGCCGAACAAACGAGAAATTTGAATCAGGCAGGATTTGGGTAACTTTTATTACTAGATGCCTTTGCATTAGCAATACTGACTATTATCCGATTAAATTTAGCAATACAGAATCTCTCTTAGGTATTTATTTAGTGGATAACGGGGCTATTCTAACTGGTCAATGGTGTATTTTAGATTAAATTACAATATCTGCACGAAGCCGCTAAACACGAAGCAACTCTAGGTGAATTGAAAAATAACTCATATTGCTATACGTAACTGGATTTAATAATTTAAGGTACGTATACAGCCCTTAGTATGCTGGACTTCTGCCTAAGAATTATTTCACAAAAGGTCGAAGGGCTTGCTGCCATTTATCATATCCTTTGCTGTTTAGGTGAAGATAGTCATCAGCAAACAAAGTAGAATCTGATCGGGTGGTTCCTGGTTTATAGATTGCCGGTGCCAGATCCACATAATGGCTTTTGGCTTTACCAGCCAGGTAATTCTTGATAAGGGAATTTGCCTGCAAGACGATAGGCTCGTATTTTATTCTGGAAGGGCTTCGTTTAATAGAAAGAAAATAAATTTCAGTCGCCGGGAGTTTTGTTCTAATTTGAACCCATAATTTCGCGAAATTGTCTGCTACCGACTGTGCAGTTTTGCCATGGGAAATGTCATTTTCACCCGCAAAAATAAAGACCTTGCGTGGATGATACGGGATTAAGATTAAAGGCGCATAATAGTCTGCTAAATCTGCCATTTCGCAACCTCCTACACCTCGTTTGATAATCTGCTGACCTGGAAAGCGTTGCTCAAGATCTTCCCACAAACGAATACTTGAGCTTCCAATAAATAAGATGCTGTTTTGAACAGGAAAACTTATACTATCCTGGTGCTGAAAAGCCTTGATCTCATCTTCAAACGGAAATGTTTGCTGAGCCATCACAGACGCATGTAAAGTACAGCCTATTAAAATGAAAATTAATTTTAGTTTCATGATAGTCTATCTGATTATTGTAATTACTAATTTTTGTTATACTGGTAAACACGATTTAATAAAGCATTATCTATACATCCACGCAGCTAACAAATAATTATATTTGAAATATTCTGCAGTGGGGGCATTGCTTGCATTGTAAACAAACAAAGGGACATTGGCCTCGTAGGGCGATCCATGACTTCGGTAATTTTCGTCCAGGATTTCGGATTCATGATTTTCCAAGGCGCCGAAAACGGTTACTTTGTCTCCAACCACCATCAGATCTCCGATCCGCTCCGCCATAAGACCATATGCTTTCACCGCATCACCTCTGGTCAAAACGTTTTCAATACCTTTTAAAGAAAGAAGTGTTTTTTTTACCTTTTCCAGATCTTCTTTATTTTTCAAATACACGTATGCCGCTCCCCCCATGCCACGGTGATGCTTAAAATAGCGGTCTTTTTCAGGAGAAATGGCAATTTTAATCGGTGTGTTACGGTTCATGCAAGCCTTGTCAAGATCCCAGCAAAATTCTTTGTGATTCAAGCCATGGTCAGCGGTGATCAAAATTGCTGCCTCAGGAGCGACCTTTCTTAATTCACCGATATATTTATCAATATGATGGAGAAAGTCTTTAGAATCTTTACTTTGAGGCGGCCATGTGTGCATTGGATAATCTGTCGTGTGGATGTAGATTAGTCCCAGATCCGGATTTTTTTGGATTGCGTAAATGGCTGACTTGAATATCCAGTAAGATGCTTCCTTTGAGTAAATGTTTGGTGGGGATCCAAACTGATCTGACCATTCTGAACTATCTGCGCCATTGCACTCGGGGCATAAGCGAATATCAGCACCTTGTCCCATCAAATCTACCGTTTTCTTTTTGCAGGAAAATAACGCTGATTTAATTCCAGCCTTTTTTGCGCGTTCAAAAATAGTTGGTGTAAGGATTAGATTTGGATCTTCAATATATTCCTCTTTTTCTGTTTCCGGATTTAAGTAAACATTACCGGTTATTCCGTTTTTCTCAGGAGAATCGCCAGTTGCTATGGCGATATTATTTACATTGGTTACAGCTGGCATCAAAGAGGGGACAACTTTATAAATGCCTTCTTTTTCCATTTTATTTAAATTCGGCATTTCGGTGGCGCGGTAGTAGTCTTCTCCAAATCCATCAATCATAATAATGATTGTCTTTTGATGTTTTTTCGCCGGTTGCGCCTGCACTGCAAGACAACAACTTAAAATTAGTGCTTGACACAGATAAATGTAAAACGAGGTTTTTCTCATGTTTTTACTGATTCGCGATTGAATTGTTATTGATGTTTTAAATAATTACACTGCAAAACTGAGCAGGCAGGATTACTTCTGCGACCATCTATGTCTATGACTAAAAGAAAAAGTAAGCCTTGATCAATATTTACGTTCAATGATTTGTGTATCAGCTATTTGTAAAATTTAATTGCGTGTACATTTTTTTGACTGTGATACAATGTTAACAATGAGGTAATATTACAATCTTCGCATTTACCTTAATTTGCATTTATTTTTAAAGCGGTTTATGTAATGAAATATATTATTGCCGGAGCTTTGGTTCAAATAGTCATATCGTTGTTCCTGCTATGCAATAATAACAATAGGGAAAAATCCGATTATCTTTTGATGCTGCTTTTGGCTGGGATAGGGTTGCATTTAGGGACTAAATTTTACATTTTCACTGAGGTTAAAAACCCTGCTGTTTTGTTTCAGATGCATACCTTTATACAATTATCGTATGGCCCGTTGCTATATCTTTATGCAGTTAAGAAAGTTAACCAACTATTTCTTCCGTCTCGCTTGTGGTTTTTGTTTATCCCCTTAATAATCAGCATGACCCTATATGGATGTGTAGTTGCTGCATTATCCATGTATCCGGGTAAAACTGATTTGGTGCTGTCACTTTACAATTCCATCGTTTTTTTTCCGATAGTTGGTGCGCATATTGTGTTTGGAATATTTACCTTGAAGAAAATTCGCCGAAATCAAATAAAAGACTATTTCCTGATACGAAACATTGCCTGGATTTTTATTTTGGTTGGTATTACCGAAATTGCTCTGGTAATTGCTAGCAGCTATTTTCAGTTCTATATTATTCCCGTCAGATGTATATTATACGTGTCATTAGGTCTGATTCCTGTTTTTATAATTCAATTTAAATATGTTGCCAAACCTGATTCGCGCATGTTCAGCCCTGAAAATCTAGTTATCGAATCAGTAATGAGCGATCAATATATTTCTGATAAAATCTTACCTGAAATAATGTCTTCGGAGCAAGAGACTACTGAACAAAGCGAACGAAAACTTTTACTTGAAGGCAGAGAGCATGAAGAGATTTACAATATTATTGAAGCTTTGATTAAAGAGAGGAAACTTTATCGGGAAGAGGATTTCAGTTTAGATAAACTAGCAATGCTCACTGGTTACAACAGACATTATATTTCAGAGACATTAAATGTATTTGCTAAAAAGTCTTTTTACCAATACATAAACGAATATCGAGTCGATGAGGTGACCCGTCTTTTAGAATGTAAAACAAATACAGGTTCAAACATTCTTTCAATTGCTTACGCTGCTGGATTTAAAAACAAAGCATCCTTCAATCAGTATTTCAAAAAGATTACTGGAAGTACCCCTTCCGATTATCAGAAAAAAATAAACGCTGCCCATTGAGCAAATATAAAGGATTGGATAGATTTAAAGATTGTACGGTGGCGGCCGCTACATAGACGACCAACAGTCGGTCTTTCAACAAAACTCTTCCCCACCTCTTCTGTTTTTTTTGTCTAACATAGTACAATTAAACCTTGCATGAAAGGACTAATGTGTACTTATATGCCGCCTGCACCGCTGATATTGCATTTTTTTGAACTTGGGCCATATTTTATTTTAACCACCGTTTCCGCGTACGCTGATAAGCGACAATGGGATAAAGAATCAAGGCCTTCGCACAATGCCGGCCATGCAAAATCAAAAGGACATGCATCTCTAAGACCGAAAGGTTTTCAGTTTGTACAACCTAATTTGACCGAGTGCTGTATTAATCTACTAACCCTTCATGTAGTATTCCCGACAACCCAAGCTCTGTGAAGTTCAGTGATCTATTGCATAGTAGTTTCAGAATTATGCCGCCTAGG
It includes:
- a CDS encoding SusD/RagB family nutrient-binding outer membrane lipoprotein, with the protein product MKQYIIKITAVIIIIAVSGLNGCKQSDLNINPNIAGESSIVPASLILNRLTWGLYQGGGVVDAAANAVFEGPWDQIMRWNQFTVSNNSYYRGQNIYNFSNTATSYDVLKYANKMEEQSKVQLGTDQNVYSAIAKFFKAYSFIWLTQRVGDIPMSDAGNTQVLEPKYDSQKIVYQNSLKLLDDANTIMKTIITSSNSATVVEGDIYGLTYKKWQKVINSYKLRVLISLSKRADDTADLNIKQQFAAILADPASYPVFEGNTDNMEFKYNSAYNPYYHGPNDTYNTFENIGSTYLEITTANQDPRTFVSSTPAPAQIAAGKTVSDFGAYQGADISAYSQAQLTNDMNAGKYSFVNFKRYFTSLAGPENYMIIGYPEMCFNVAEAINRGWLTGDAASWYNKGIHASLAYYGLSEGLTYTIGDKGGATLGTTIINIVNFKSKVVYAGNNANGLKQILEQKYVAFFQNSQWEAFYNWRRTGVPAFKEGGSGIGTPTSKIPLRWLYPVDEKNENTANVNAAITSQYGGKDEATAVMWLLK
- a CDS encoding SusC/RagA family TonB-linked outer membrane protein encodes the protein MKRSANFSLKASFAFWGVLLLTALTPSMAQNQIIKGKIIQTSNAQAIPGVSILVKGTNTGSSSNADGEYEISAPSNATLIFSSVGFNSQEILVGYKTQIDVKLEDDIKSLNEVVVTALGIKKEARTVGYSTQEIKGAEMTKAREPNAINSLTGKIAGLTIGASAEMLGRPQIVLRGSTDVLFVVDGVPVNSDTWNMNGDDVDTYTVLKGPNAAALYGSRGLNGAILVTTKKGSKDKRGFSVDFNSSTMMEKGFLALPKDQTEYGYGTDFKYAYGNNEYDLDGAYRRANIWGPRFEGQNVPQWDSPVVGGVRQGTPWLAKGKDNFKNFMQAGILSTNNISLSASGEKYDLRISATHTYQKGMSPNTKLNIDNLNINGGYNITSRLRMEAGLNFNAQYTPNIPDVSYGPNSYQYLFKVYGSASYDIADMRDYWKQDGLQQKFVEYGRINNPYFTANEWLHGHYKTDVFGNIKLSYKITDDLNVAVRTQVTTWNQLRTEKVPPSTNLNSYYSGYYFGWYGDYREDRRTLLENNTDVLLNYNKAVAKDLHLGVTLGGNLRTFKYNSTWASTYQLSMPSVYDLAASKNPVKAYTFGSDMQVYSGYYSVDLGYKGYFNINTTGRVDNLSTLPAGKQTFFYPSVSLSTVVTDYAKLPDFISFLKIRGSYANVKGGLTSTTIGSAFQALYGTTLNSGLLGYGSELYTSYDGPSYTNQNAYSSTSYYNNTGAVTYSKNLANPNIKPQSNSSSEIGFDIKFLRNRLGAEFTYFRSVNGPLIYQLPLAPSTSYATQSVNAITTLKKGWELSINGNPIRANGFSWDVMFNLSTYKETLKDIYGDLKQVQLNNHNYKIGERMDAYYGRKFVRSDAGEIIHAGGIPIAQQSGVDNMQLLGYANPNYVFGFNNKFSYKNLMFSFQVDGRVGGKIYDYVYAQASNAGSAIETATGDFGKARLAEWNSTALGTKTVTPSYVGKGVVITGGTPHYTNGKIDNYQDLEFAPNTQATTVRTYIQNGYYNLFDEPFLTSRSYLKLREVVFTYNLPEKFLARSKFIRAANISLVGRNLLYFAERKDMDLDQYASGFNLSSTSLSGSQGNLQSSTARRYGININLTF
- a CDS encoding GDSL-type esterase/lipase family protein, with translation MKLKLIFILIGCTLHASVMAQQTFPFEDEIKAFQHQDSISFPVQNSILFIGSSSIRLWEDLEQRFPGQQIIKRGVGGCEMADLADYYAPLILIPYHPRKVFIFAGENDISHGKTAQSVADNFAKLWVQIRTKLPATEIYFLSIKRSPSRIKYEPIVLQANSLIKNYLAGKAKSHYVDLAPAIYKPGTTRSDSTLFADDYLHLNSKGYDKWQQALRPFVK
- a CDS encoding alkaline phosphatase family protein — its product is MRKTSFYIYLCQALILSCCLAVQAQPAKKHQKTIIIMIDGFGEDYYRATEMPNLNKMEKEGIYKVVPSLMPAVTNVNNIAIATGDSPEKNGITGNVYLNPETEKEEYIEDPNLILTPTIFERAKKAGIKSALFSCKKKTVDLMGQGADIRLCPECNGADSSEWSDQFGSPPNIYSKEASYWIFKSAIYAIQKNPDLGLIYIHTTDYPMHTWPPQSKDSKDFLHHIDKYIGELRKVAPEAAILITADHGLNHKEFCWDLDKACMNRNTPIKIAISPEKDRYFKHHRGMGGAAYVYLKNKEDLEKVKKTLLSLKGIENVLTRGDAVKAYGLMAERIGDLMVVGDKVTVFGALENHESEILDENYRSHGSPYEANVPLFVYNASNAPTAEYFKYNYLLAAWMYR
- a CDS encoding helix-turn-helix domain-containing protein, which codes for MKYIIAGALVQIVISLFLLCNNNNREKSDYLLMLLLAGIGLHLGTKFYIFTEVKNPAVLFQMHTFIQLSYGPLLYLYAVKKVNQLFLPSRLWFLFIPLIISMTLYGCVVAALSMYPGKTDLVLSLYNSIVFFPIVGAHIVFGIFTLKKIRRNQIKDYFLIRNIAWIFILVGITEIALVIASSYFQFYIIPVRCILYVSLGLIPVFIIQFKYVAKPDSRMFSPENLVIESVMSDQYISDKILPEIMSSEQETTEQSERKLLLEGREHEEIYNIIEALIKERKLYREEDFSLDKLAMLTGYNRHYISETLNVFAKKSFYQYINEYRVDEVTRLLECKTNTGSNILSIAYAAGFKNKASFNQYFKKITGSTPSDYQKKINAAH